Within Methanofollis sp., the genomic segment ACTATCTCGCCCTCGACGATGCTCGCCTCCTCTCTCAGGTGCTCGCGAGACCGGAGAGCACGGCCGCCGACCTTGTCAGGAGGCTGGAGAGGAGGGACCTCCTCAAGCGGGGTTATGAGTCAGATATCTCCCAGGAGGAGGACACCTACCTCAAGTACCAGCTCGGGACAAAGTTCACCCAGGACACGGCGCAGGAGATCGAGACGGCGGTCGCGGCGGAGTGCGACCCCGACCTCATCATCGCCAACGTCGAGAAGAACGAGAACTCGCTCTTCAAGTCGGCGTCCGTCCTTCTTGAAGAGGAAAAATTTCCGATCCTGATCGAGAGGAAGGACGGGAAGGTCCAGGAGATCGACTCCTTCTCCACCCTCACCTACACGGGCAGGCCCAGGACGATCTTCTATATTTTCTGCCCGGAGGAGTACAGGCAGAGGGTGCAGGAGGGGGCGAGGGAGATCATCGCCTCGACTGTCGGGTGAGGGCCAGAGGCACTTTCGGGGCAGAAACAGGTGAGCGCGCTCCTCTCCTTCTCGTCGGCGTTATAGAGGGATGAAGTTTCCCTGTACGGCCTTCGTACCCCTGAGATTGCAGCCCCAATCCTGCGATCGCCGCGTTCTGGTCACGGTCCATCTCCGACCCGCAATGGAGGGGGGAGTGCGTGTGCGAGGTCAGGACATAGACCCCGAAGTATAGTTCTCAGATAAATACAGAGGAGAGAGACCAGACAACCTCTCCCCACGCCAGCAGCAACCCTGGTCCGTATCGGGCCGGTCATCTCAGCGACCAGGCCGCAACGCCGGGCTCATCGAAATCCTTCAGGCAGGATGCGTCCCTGACCTGATGGTGTTCCTCTGCAAGGGGAACGATCCTCCCGGGCGGGAATGCAATACCCCCCGGCAGGTCGGCCCTGGAGGGAGCGACCCCTCCTGTCCGGCCGGAAACACTCCCGATAGGCGTGAAAGCACACATCCAGGCCAGATTGGAGCAGATATCCCCCGCATACCCTTCCCGTCACCGCCCTCTCCCGGGGCCGGGGAAGGGATGGCATTACCCGCACACATACAGGCAGCCAGAGGGGCAGGAGAGGGGGCGGCATTTCGTGGGTTTCTCAAATGCCGCCCGCCATGCCGGGATCGCTGGATCTCGCCGGTACGGGCCCGGATCCGGGGTGCGATCCCCCTATCGGGGGCCGATAGGGGCGTATTCTGGTCAGGGGGAGGGGGCCACCCCGGCAGGTCATACCGGTCCCCCTTCCTGACCCTGCCCGGTCCTCCAGAGCCCCCCTGGATCGGGGGGCCGGCCCTCCCTGGGAAGAGGAGGACGCCGCCCTCCCATGCGCCTTCCTCATTTGGAATGTGTTTAACTCCCCTCATTTTTCAGAAAAAAATGCGCATCTTTATGTAGCGACACGCGAAAATGACAGCGCGTTCCATCCGGAGATTCACCCATGCACATACCCATCGCACAGCCGTCTCTCGCCGAGGGAGGGGCATGACACAGACCACCCTCCTCCGGCAGCAGCAGGACGAACTCTGCAGGCACCAGAAAGATAGGGAGCGCGTGATCGAAAGCACCTCCCTGACAGACCTCTGGCCAGGCCCCCTCCCCGCGCCCTCGGTGCGGACCGTCGACGAGATGCGCTGCGTCCTCGCCGCCCCCAAATGCGCTTTCGACGCCCCCCTGTACGTCATGTACCGCGACTGCGCTCTCACCCCCGAGGACCGCACCTGGCTCACGGGGCAGCACCTGCGGTTCGACCTCACCGTCATCCCGCCTGCCACCCCCGGCGGCGAGTACGTCAAGACGAAGGGGCACGACCACCCGGAGAATGCGGCCGGCGTCGGCCACCCGGAACTGTATCAGGTGCTCGCCGGCGAGGCGCACTTCCTCCTCCAGACGAAGGACCTCTCCGACGTGGTGGTTGTCTCTGCGCGGGCCGGGGACTTTGTACGGGTGCCGCCCGGGTACGGCCATGTGACCATCAACCCGGGCAAAGAGGTGCTGGTGATGGCGAACCTCGTCTCGACGCGGTTTGAAAGTGAGTACGGGTTCTATGAGGAGATGCGCGGCGCGGCGTACTATGAGAGGGAAGGGGAGAGGTGGTTACGGAATTCGCGGTATCCTGTTGTTCCGCCGATCAGGGAAATTCCAGCACGGGAAATACCGGAGCTCGGGACCAGACA encodes:
- a CDS encoding glucose-6-phosphate isomerase family protein, encoding MTQTTLLRQQQDELCRHQKDRERVIESTSLTDLWPGPLPAPSVRTVDEMRCVLAAPKCAFDAPLYVMYRDCALTPEDRTWLTGQHLRFDLTVIPPATPGGEYVKTKGHDHPENAAGVGHPELYQVLAGEAHFLLQTKDLSDVVVVSARAGDFVRVPPGYGHVTINPGKEVLVMANLVSTRFESEYGFYEEMRGAAYYEREGERWLRNSRYPVVPPIREIPAREIPELGTRHGKGIYDLVSRSADLSFLNEPEKNLGRVATNLETPSA